A single window of uncultured Methanospirillum sp. DNA harbors:
- a CDS encoding Sjogren's syndrome/scleroderma autoantigen 1 family protein, with amino-acid sequence MRKPDEIMAEYLLKGGKMLAKTCQNCGSPLFEYKGETLCVVCRETESASKDEEKRELNTRDQVSGSGTAKPGISKIKSNLNLDEQFERTIKTLLVRIEEEPDSRRLTELTEAVKEVVKAYAIVNQGYDNRDNS; translated from the coding sequence ATGAGAAAGCCAGACGAGATCATGGCAGAGTATCTCCTGAAGGGAGGAAAGATGCTTGCAAAAACTTGTCAGAACTGCGGCTCTCCACTTTTTGAATACAAGGGGGAGACACTCTGCGTGGTATGCAGGGAGACCGAATCTGCCAGTAAGGATGAAGAGAAGAGAGAGTTGAACACCAGAGATCAGGTATCAGGATCCGGAACAGCAAAACCGGGTATATCCAAGATTAAGTCAAACCTCAACCTGGATGAGCAGTTTGAACGAACCATCAAAACCCTGCTTGTCAGGATCGAGGAGGAACCGGATTCACGAAGACTAACAGAACTGACAGAGGCAGTGAAGGAGGTCGTAAAAGCATACGCAATAGTGAATCAGGGATACGACAACCGGGATAACTCATAA
- a CDS encoding UPF0147 family protein — translation MPNPEQTVDYCIQMLSAIIDDGTIPRNIRRVADETRTLLQNKDKQVGLRAAEAISKIDEISNDSNMPMHARTRVWELVSNLETVPLD, via the coding sequence ATGCCAAATCCGGAACAGACGGTAGATTACTGTATACAGATGCTTTCCGCCATTATCGATGACGGAACGATTCCGCGCAATATCAGGCGGGTCGCTGACGAGACACGCACACTTTTACAAAATAAAGATAAACAGGTTGGCCTCAGGGCAGCCGAAGCGATATCCAAGATCGACGAGATCAGCAATGATTCCAATATGCCGATGCACGCAAGAACCCGTGTATGGGAACTGGTCTCCAACCTTGAGACAGTCCCTCTAGATTAA